A genomic segment from Truepera sp. encodes:
- a CDS encoding IS1380 family transposase, whose protein sequence is MRENITSQTVLFEGGFVKPVVAAFDQPASSSDGGALLLKLADDRLRLTAAVAGALPDAREAGKVRHSLLAVVQQRAXGIGNGYEDANDAARLRDDPTHQLLLGRVPGTGSELASQPTISRLENAFDEKQVAAASEAVSGAVLNRHQRRLRRNAKRIIIDVDATWDDAHGEQQGALFNGLYGNHGFLPLLAFIQFDDEAEQYLVAXLLRPGNAGNDQVLSFLSGVIENVRAHFPRAQVTLRADAGFAIPSVFEYLDDHXVRYAIGMSSNSVLKEHAEPGMAIARALSEASGTSERVYLDKQYQTKKSWPHSRRVIIKAEVTRYPGRIPRDNARFVVTDLVGDAAFVYESVYSRRGDVEN, encoded by the coding sequence GTGAGAGAGAATATCACTTCGCAGACTGTGCTGTTCGAGGGTGGCTTCGTGAAGCCGGTCGTGGCGGCRTTCGATCAGCCGGCGAGCAGTTCCGATGGCGGGGCGTTGCTGCTGAAGTTGGCGGATGACCGTCTTCGKTTGACGGCGGCGGTGGCGGGCGCGCTGCCTGATGCGCGYGAGGCGGGCAAGGTCAGGCATTCGTTGCTTGCCGTCGTTCAGCAGCGGGCTTYCGGGATCGGGAACGGTTACGAGGACGCCAACGAYGCGGCGCGCTTACGAGATGACCCCACTCACCAGTTGCTGCTCGGCCGGGTGCCGGGGACGGGTAGTGAGTTGGCGTCGCAGCCGACCATCTCGCGCCTTGAGAACGCCTTCGACGAGAAGCAGGTCGCAGCGGCGAGCGAGGCGGTCAGTGGCGCGGTGCTGAACCGCCACCAGCGGAGGCTGCGCCGGAACGCTAAGCGCATCATCATCGACGTCGACGCCACCTGGGATGACGCTCATGGTGAGCAGCAAGGCGCSTTGTTCAACGGCTTGTACGGCAACCACGGCTTCTTGCCGCTGCTGGCGTTCATCCAGTTCGACGACGAGGCCGAGCAGTACCTGGTGGCCKCCCTGCTCAGGCCGGGTAACGCCGGYAACGATCAGGTCTTGAGCTTCCTGAGCGGCGTGATCGAGAACGTCAGGGCGCACTTCCCGAGGGCGCARGTGACGCTGCGAGCCGACGCGGGCTTCGCTATCCCCAGCGTGTTCGAGTACCTSGAYGATCACCRGGTGCGTTACGCCATCGGCATGAGCAGCAACAGCGTCTTGAAAGAGCACGCCGAGCCGGGCATGGCKATCGCCAGGGCGCTCAGCGAAGCCAGCGGAACCAGCGAACGCGTCTACCTGGATAAGCAGTACCAGACCAAGAAGAGCTGGCCGCACTCGCGACGGGTGATCATCAAGGCCGAAGTCACCCGCTACCCGGGCAGGATCCCGCGGGATAATGCGCGGTTCGTCGTCACCGACTTAGTCGGCGATGCCGCCTTCGTCTACGAGAGTGTCTACAGCCGCAGGGGTGACGTGGAGAAC